The Kribbella sp. HUAS MG21 genome includes the window AAGTTCGAGCCGAAGATCAGGACGACGCCGACGACACCCTTGAACAGCCCGACGGCGGTCGCGTAGCTGAACGAGCCCTGGGTGATGCCGATGTAGTAGACGAACGTGTCGAACACGTCCGCGACGTCCCGGTTCAGCGACGTGGTCATCAGCCAGATCTGCTCGAACCCGGAGTCCATCAGGTTCCCGGACGTCAGGATCGCCATCACCACGATCGTCGGCCGGATCGCCGGCAGCGTGATGTGCCAGAACTGCCGCCACCGCCCGGCGCCGTCCACCCGGGCCGCCTCGTACAGCTGCGAGTCCACGCCGGCCAGCGCGGCCAGGTAGATGATCGTGCCCCAGCCGGTCTGCTTCCACAGAAGCTGCAGCACGATCAGCGGCCGGAACCAGTCGGCCTGCGCGACGTAGTCGGTCTTCTGCCCGCCGACGACCCCGTGGATCCAGTTCGCGATCACGCCGAAGTCCACCGAGAACAGCAGGTAGGTGAGCGACGCGACGATCGTCCACGACAGGAAGTGCGGGATGTAGACCAGCGACTGCACGGACCGCTTGAGCACGTTGATCCGGAGCTCGTTCAGCAGCAGCGCGACGACGATCGGCGCCGGGAAGACGAAGACGATCGTCAGCAGTGCGAGCAGCAGGGTGTTGAACATCAACCGGCCGAAGTCCGGTCCGGTGAACAGCTCCTGGAAGTGCTTCAGCCCGACCCACTCGCTGCCGGAGTACCCGAGGAACGGCACGTAGTCCTTGAACGCGATGGTCAGCCCGTACATCGGCAGGTACTTGAACAGTGCGAAGTACACGAGACCGGGCAGCAGCAACAGGTACAGCCAGCGGTAGCGGAGCAGGTCCCGGGCGACGGTCCGGGTACGGCGTCTGCCCTTCGGCGGGGCCGCCGGCCGCGGGGAGTCCGCGGCCGGCTGCGCCACCTCGGGCACGAGGTCGGTGGCCATGTCGTCCCCCGGCCGCTCAGCCGCCGGCCTTGGCGGCCAGGTCGTTGACCTCCTTGACGATGTCCGTGCCGCCGCCGTCGTACCAGCGCTTGATCTGCGCCTTCAGCTGCTCCTCGGTGATCGTGCCGGACAGGTACTTGATCCGGGCGTCCGGGACGATCGTGTCCAGCGTCTGGCCCTTCGCCACCGAGGTCGGCGCGATGATGCTGAGCGCCGGGTTGAACACCGCGGTCTTCAGGTCCTCGTTCATCAGCACGTCGAACTTCTCCCGCATCGCCCGGCTGGCCTCGTCGTTCGGCTTCAGCTTGTAGGCGCCGAGCCCGACGCTCGCGCGGGTGCCGAGCTGGATGAACGCCTTGTCGACGTCGTTCTGGATCGCCTTGACCTTCGGGTCGTCCTGGTTGATCGGGACGGCGTACTCGCCCTCGACCTTGAAGTTGCGGCCCTCGATGCCGTTGGTGAGCAGGATCGAGCCTTCCTTCGACTGCAGCTTGTCCAGCGTCTTCAGCAGGTCGT containing:
- a CDS encoding ABC transporter permease subunit — encoded protein: MATDLVPEVAQPAADSPRPAAPPKGRRRTRTVARDLLRYRWLYLLLLPGLVYFALFKYLPMYGLTIAFKDYVPFLGYSGSEWVGLKHFQELFTGPDFGRLMFNTLLLALLTIVFVFPAPIVVALLLNELRINVLKRSVQSLVYIPHFLSWTIVASLTYLLFSVDFGVIANWIHGVVGGQKTDYVAQADWFRPLIVLQLLWKQTGWGTIIYLAALAGVDSQLYEAARVDGAGRWRQFWHITLPAIRPTIVVMAILTSGNLMDSGFEQIWLMTTSLNRDVADVFDTFVYYIGITQGSFSYATAVGLFKGVVGVVLIFGSNFLAKRLDQRGLF